The Silurus meridionalis isolate SWU-2019-XX chromosome 16, ASM1480568v1, whole genome shotgun sequence genome has a segment encoding these proteins:
- the commd7 gene encoding COMM domain-containing protein 7, with protein sequence MVQLHFTKDSVPDSVSSDFQTLNKFNEQQFLSLTDLLYQFLLEPKEGERFLAQLSEFAGENGMGAGPLRALMKSILLLPHGAMKNNLSAEQVKEDLLSLGLTEDKASHFSEQWRIHYPVLSRLAVAQTLMVNQLVDMEWKFGVTVGTSELQKAGHIFLQLKLVLRKGNTTENVYIELTLPQFYNFLHEMERAKANMDCFS encoded by the exons ATGGTGCAGTTGCATTTTACGAAAGACTCCGTGCCTGACAGTGTGAGCAGTGATTTTCAGACATTGAATAAATTCAATGAGCAG CAATTTCTGAGCCTGACTGATTTATTGTACCAGTTTCTGTTGGAACCTAAAGAG GGGGAGCGGTTTCTGGCCCAGCTGAGTGAATTTGCAGGCGAGAATGGCATGGGTGCAGGTCCACTCAGAGCCCTAATGAAGAGCATTCTGCTGCTTCCACATG gGGCCATGAAGAACAACCTGTCAGCTGAGCAGGTAAAAGAGGACCTGCTTTCACTCg GGTTGACCGAAGACAAGGCCAGTCACTTCTCAGAACAG TGGAGAATTCACTACCCAGTGTTGTCCAGACTCGCTGTTGCACAGACACTGATGGTCAACCAGCTGGTGGATATGGAATGGAAATTTGGCG TTACTGTAGGAACGAGTGAACTACAGAAGGCTGGACACATTTTCCTGCAG CTGAAGCTGGTGCTCCGGAAGGGCAACACAACAGAAAATGTCTATATAG AACTCACTCTACCCCAGTTCTACAACTTCCTTCACGAAATGGAAAGAGCTAAAGCCAATATGGACTGCTTCAGCTGA